A genomic region of Pogoniulus pusillus isolate bPogPus1 unplaced genomic scaffold, bPogPus1.pri scaffold_50_arrow_ctg1, whole genome shotgun sequence contains the following coding sequences:
- the LOC135174196 gene encoding oocyte zinc finger protein XlCOF19-like: MPQPKCSPNKEEEEEDIIEGDDENDDYDSVCEEENGDGVDQDDKEKWHNHIHTREKLFPCAECGKSFSYRSALTVHQCTHTGEKPFPCPDCDKSFRQMQHLTQHCHTYSSGKPFCCADCSKGFSSRSALTTHQCSHSTENPFTCADCSQSFSYGSTLTIHQRTHTGEKLFTCTDCGKSFRQGSALTQHCLMHTGEKVSCPDYGKTFSCSSTLNNHHQIHTREKLFPCPECGKSFTLRYRLLQHHLTHTSEKPFTCTGCDKSFRHKSNCMSAVTAASVSLTSPLSPSTIMCTLGRSPTAVQCGKNFKCSSSLTQHHHTHV, from the coding sequence ATGCCGCAGCCAAAGTGTAGCCCcaacaaagaggaggaggaagaggacatTATTGAGGGTGACGATGAGAATGatgactatgattctgtctGTGAGGAAGAGAATGGTGATGGAGTTGACCAAGATGATAAAGAGAAGTGGCACAACCACATCCACACCAGAGAGAAGCTATTTCCCTGTGctgagtgtggcaagagcttcagttACAGATCTGCCCTCACCGTCCACCAGTGCACACACACTGGCGAGAAGCCCTTCCCCTGCCCAGACTGCGATAAAAGCTTCAGACAGATGCAACACCTCACGCAGCACTGCCACACTTACAGCAGTGGGAAGCCCTTCTGCTGCGCTGACTGCAGCAAGGGCTTCAGCAGCAGATCTGCCCTCACCACCCACCAGTGCTCACACAGTACTGAGAATCCCTTCACCTGTGCTGACTGCAGCCAGAGTTTCAGCTACGGATCTACCCTCACCATCCACCAGCGCACACACACTGGTGAGAAGCTCTTCACCTGtactgactgtggcaagagcttcaggcAGGGCTCCGCCCTCACGCAGCACTGCCTTATGCATACTGGTGAGAAGGTCTCCTGCCCTGACTATGGCAAgaccttcagctgcagctctacCCTCAACAACCACCACCAGATTCACACCAGAGAGAAGCTGTTCCCCTGTCCagagtgtggcaagagcttcaccctgAGATACAGACTCCTCCAGCACCATCTCACCCATACCAgtgagaagcccttcacctgcACTGGCTGTGACAAGAGCTTCAGGCACAAATCCAACTGTATGTCTGCGGTGACTGCAGCCAGTGTTTCACTGACAAGTCCTCTCTCACCAAGCACCATCATGTGcacactggggagaagccctacagctgtgcagtgtggcAAGAATTTCAAGTGCAGCTCCAGtctcacccagcaccaccacacccATGTCTGA